Proteins encoded in a region of the Devosia sp. RR2S18 genome:
- a CDS encoding metallophosphoesterase, with amino-acid sequence MKIWLFSDLHMTRDKSTFSHFFRGIPDADVCVCAGDLIEQDPGFGVEWLDFHIGQYMPCLYVPGNHEFYSRSHSIQSNRALAGQAAARTSNKVHVLDDMGITIDGIRFLGTTLWSDFRVLCGDDDVGMACAMAAAQNSVSDFRFIHKPNGKTWTPKDAMLQHAQSVQWLDEELERSELPTVVVSHHAPHPDSIATEWQYDLCTAAFVSNLSELIERHQPKLWLHGHTHDSFDYSVGNTKVICNPHGYRTENYAHWKRDMVIEVSEYSPKPRF; translated from the coding sequence ATGAAGATTTGGCTTTTCTCAGACCTGCACATGACCCGCGACAAGAGCACGTTCTCGCACTTTTTTCGAGGCATTCCGGACGCCGATGTCTGCGTGTGCGCCGGCGATTTAATCGAGCAAGACCCGGGCTTTGGCGTCGAGTGGCTCGATTTCCATATCGGCCAGTACATGCCGTGCCTGTATGTGCCCGGTAATCATGAGTTCTACAGCCGATCACACTCGATCCAGAGCAATCGGGCTCTTGCCGGACAGGCTGCCGCAAGGACCAGCAATAAGGTCCATGTTTTGGATGATATGGGTATCACCATCGATGGCATCCGTTTCCTCGGCACCACGCTCTGGAGCGATTTCCGTGTGCTCTGCGGGGATGACGATGTTGGAATGGCCTGTGCCATGGCGGCTGCCCAGAATTCCGTCAGCGATTTCAGGTTTATCCATAAGCCCAACGGCAAGACCTGGACGCCGAAAGACGCCATGCTGCAGCATGCTCAGAGCGTGCAGTGGCTCGACGAGGAACTCGAAAGGTCCGAGCTGCCGACTGTTGTTGTCAGCCACCACGCACCCCATCCCGACAGCATTGCGACGGAATGGCAGTACGACTTGTGTACGGCCGCTTTCGTCTCGAACCTTTCGGAGTTGATCGAGCGGCACCAGCCGAAGCTGTGGCTCCATGGGCATACTCACGACTCTTTCGACTACAGCGTCGGCAACACGAAGGTCATTTGCAATCCGCATGGCTACCGGACCGAAAACTACGCCCATTGGAAGAGGGACATGGTGATCGAGGTCAGTGAATACAGCCCCAAACCGAGGTTCTGA
- a CDS encoding RNA ligase family protein: protein MNHLAHKVTMQPTLTDQPPVGDGWLHEIKYDGYRTQLSVWSGHALAYSRNGHNWSDRYKPICETAKGLPVLSALIDGEVCVQDDKGVTDFSALPRAISERPGDLVFFAFDLLHLDGVNLDDRPLEERRAKLRWLLDQLPDSRLVMSDEFTGDGKSFFELADRHGLEGIVSKRKGSRYRSGSSRDWLKIKCWKSDTFDIIGIERDKEGVPHALVADASGYRGSAYLTLPGGARELFWRWTEQHAAEQGPFKKRGAQWLQQGLRAQVRFLKGSDKLRHAVVQSIQVEG, encoded by the coding sequence ATGAATCACTTAGCGCACAAAGTTACGATGCAGCCGACGTTGACGGATCAGCCTCCGGTCGGCGACGGCTGGCTGCATGAAATCAAATACGACGGTTACCGGACCCAACTCAGCGTCTGGTCCGGACACGCGCTGGCATACAGCCGCAATGGCCACAACTGGAGCGATCGCTACAAGCCGATCTGTGAAACCGCCAAAGGATTGCCGGTTCTCTCCGCGCTGATCGATGGTGAAGTCTGCGTCCAAGACGACAAAGGTGTCACAGACTTCTCTGCCCTCCCGAGGGCCATCTCGGAGCGGCCTGGCGACCTGGTGTTCTTCGCATTCGATTTGCTCCACCTCGATGGCGTCAATTTAGACGACAGGCCGCTGGAGGAACGACGGGCCAAGTTGCGGTGGCTCCTCGATCAGCTGCCAGACAGCCGGTTGGTGATGTCGGATGAGTTCACCGGTGATGGCAAAAGCTTCTTCGAGCTCGCCGACCGGCATGGATTGGAAGGCATCGTCAGCAAACGGAAAGGCAGCCGGTATCGATCAGGCAGCTCTCGGGATTGGCTGAAGATCAAGTGTTGGAAAAGCGATACCTTCGACATCATTGGCATTGAGCGGGATAAGGAGGGCGTCCCACATGCGCTGGTGGCAGATGCCTCAGGCTATCGTGGCTCGGCATACCTGACATTGCCTGGCGGTGCGCGGGAGCTGTTCTGGCGATGGACCGAGCAGCATGCTGCCGAGCAAGGCCCGTTCAAGAAGCGTGGCGCACAGTGGCTGCAACAGGGCTTGCGAGCGCAGGTTCGGTTCCTCAAGGGATCGGACAAGCTGCGGCATGCGGTGGTTCAGAGCATCCAAGTCGAGGGCTGA
- a CDS encoding 3'-5' exonuclease — translation MKMAPAQFDLFDEAPGYRQSPRPKPKNRPAPALLDDPWDAEAAAKRLEDTGDYRVLRRLVHRPIIPRASSMFPNLAVLVDTETTGLQHATHEVIEIGAVAFTYDDDGNLGDVVGVYGGLREPSQPIPSEITRLTGITDAMVAGQEIDLPALEAIIEPADLVIAHNASFDRPFCGKLSPSFILKGWACSVSEIRWADRGFEGNKLGYLVGQSGHFHEGHRAVDDCHALLEVLARPTVNGTTPLAELIRSSACCRVRIFAENSPFDMKDHLKAKGYRWSDGSDGRPKAWWIETEEALHEEELAYLRREIYQWEDAEPLCIRLTAQDRFRA, via the coding sequence ATGAAGATGGCTCCTGCCCAATTCGACCTCTTTGATGAGGCTCCCGGCTACAGGCAGTCACCTCGTCCAAAGCCAAAGAATCGACCAGCACCCGCACTGCTCGACGACCCCTGGGATGCCGAGGCGGCAGCGAAACGGCTGGAAGATACCGGAGACTACCGGGTGCTGCGAAGACTGGTTCACCGCCCGATCATTCCGCGTGCCAGCAGCATGTTCCCGAACTTGGCTGTTCTGGTCGACACCGAAACGACAGGTCTTCAGCATGCAACGCATGAAGTGATCGAAATTGGCGCCGTCGCCTTCACCTATGACGACGACGGAAACTTGGGTGATGTTGTGGGTGTGTACGGCGGGTTGCGTGAGCCTTCACAACCGATCCCGTCAGAGATTACTCGATTGACGGGGATCACCGATGCGATGGTCGCCGGACAAGAAATCGATCTGCCGGCTCTCGAGGCGATTATCGAACCAGCTGATCTGGTCATTGCCCACAATGCCAGCTTCGACCGTCCGTTCTGCGGAAAACTCTCTCCATCCTTCATTCTGAAGGGCTGGGCCTGTTCGGTGTCTGAAATCCGCTGGGCAGACCGCGGCTTCGAAGGCAACAAGCTCGGCTACCTGGTCGGACAATCAGGACATTTTCACGAGGGGCACCGGGCGGTCGATGATTGCCATGCTCTTCTGGAGGTGCTTGCCCGTCCCACGGTGAACGGAACAACACCATTGGCGGAGCTCATTCGGTCCAGTGCCTGCTGTCGAGTGCGGATCTTCGCCGAGAACTCACCCTTCGACATGAAGGATCATCTCAAGGCAAAGGGGTATCGCTGGTCAGATGGAAGCGACGGCAGGCCGAAGGCGTGGTGGATCGAGACAGAAGAAGCGCTTCATGAGGAAGAGCTCGCCTATCTGCGCCGCGAAATCTACCAATGGGAAGATGCCGAGCCACTGTGCATCCGACTGACGGCGCAGGACCGATTTCGGGCATGA
- a CDS encoding MarR family transcriptional regulator produces MQREIFLASGAPDTEFQRFVYVLELVRSRFPNMTLGGLATFLAIAQHKGGGGITATELGTQLNLPSPTIFRQCAQLSDGLPNQPGMRLVRKVGDDQDRRSRKLSLSLNGLSLLTDISEALSSDLPD; encoded by the coding sequence ATGCAGCGCGAAATCTTCTTGGCCTCCGGAGCGCCCGACACCGAATTTCAGAGGTTCGTCTACGTGTTGGAACTGGTGCGAAGCCGCTTCCCGAACATGACGTTGGGAGGTCTGGCGACTTTTCTAGCTATCGCGCAGCACAAGGGGGGGGGTGGAATAACGGCGACCGAACTGGGGACGCAGTTGAATTTACCCTCACCCACCATTTTCCGGCAATGTGCGCAACTGTCAGACGGCTTACCCAATCAACCTGGCATGCGTCTCGTGAGAAAGGTCGGGGACGATCAGGATCGCCGAAGCCGAAAGCTGTCGCTGTCGCTCAACGGACTCAGTCTATTGACCGACATTTCCGAGGCCTTAAGTAGCGATCTTCCAGACTAA
- a CDS encoding IS5 family transposase, which translates to MDPHSLFSLNDHLEALSQHGDPLEVLEQTVDFEYFRSWLVEGLGYGDGSKGGRPPFDPVAMFKILILQAQHNLSDARMEFMIRDRLSWMRFLGFSLGDRTPDENTIRHFRNRMTETGTLKRVMKAFDWQLHKKGYIPMSGQIVDASLVPAPKQRNTDGERDAIKAGKTAQEIWPDEPAKAAQKDTDARWTLKIGGRVRYRPDGTPLPMIALPVFGYKSHISIDRRYGFIRAAAVTSANHPDGRMLRQVIDRQNTGSEVWADSAYRSQSNEAWLADRMLTSRIHRRKPKGKSMPIATARANAAKSAIRAKVEHVFAHQKNRFGLFIRTIGITRAEAKLTLANLAYNFDRLIFHERCVAKA; encoded by the coding sequence ATGGACCCACACTCGCTGTTCAGTCTCAACGATCATCTTGAGGCGCTGAGTCAGCATGGCGATCCGCTCGAGGTGTTGGAGCAGACGGTAGACTTTGAGTACTTCCGGTCTTGGCTGGTCGAAGGGCTGGGTTATGGCGATGGCAGCAAGGGTGGCCGCCCTCCGTTCGATCCGGTAGCCATGTTCAAGATACTGATCCTGCAAGCCCAGCACAACTTATCCGATGCCCGCATGGAGTTCATGATCCGGGATCGGCTCAGCTGGATGCGGTTCCTGGGGTTCTCGCTCGGTGACCGCACCCCCGATGAGAACACCATTCGCCATTTCCGCAACCGGATGACCGAGACCGGCACGCTCAAGCGGGTGATGAAGGCGTTCGACTGGCAACTGCACAAGAAGGGCTACATCCCTATGTCGGGGCAGATCGTCGACGCCTCCCTGGTGCCTGCGCCCAAGCAGCGCAACACCGATGGCGAGCGGGACGCCATCAAGGCTGGCAAGACGGCACAGGAGATATGGCCTGACGAGCCGGCCAAGGCGGCGCAGAAGGATACCGATGCGCGCTGGACGCTCAAGATTGGCGGCAGGGTGCGGTATCGGCCAGATGGCACGCCGTTGCCCATGATCGCGCTGCCGGTGTTCGGATACAAAAGCCATATCAGCATCGACCGGCGCTATGGCTTCATCCGGGCCGCTGCCGTGACCTCGGCCAATCATCCCGATGGACGCATGCTGCGCCAGGTCATCGACCGACAAAACACTGGCAGCGAAGTCTGGGCCGACAGCGCCTACCGCTCACAGAGCAACGAGGCTTGGCTCGCCGACCGCATGCTGACCAGCCGCATCCATCGGCGCAAGCCCAAGGGCAAATCGATGCCGATCGCGACCGCCAGAGCCAACGCGGCCAAGTCTGCGATCCGTGCCAAGGTCGAGCATGTCTTTGCCCATCAGAAAAACCGGTTCGGCCTGTTCATCCGCACCATCGGCATCACCAGAGCCGAAGCCAAACTCACCTTGGCCAATCTCGCCTACAACTTCGACCGCCTGATCTTCCACGAAAGGTGCGTTGCCAAGGCATGA
- a CDS encoding LacI family DNA-binding transcriptional regulator, with protein sequence MTEMKLPKRPGRVTIRHVAQDAGVSVAAVSKVMRDAYGVSETLRQKVRASMEKLSYRPLASARGLRGRTYTLGILFPDMRNPFFADIFDGVSSALARTQYQAMQGVSVHANDLVEAMIDRQMDGFILIGPNEESARLDELAMRIPLVLVGHFEPTARLLDTVNNDDQLGAKLVVRHLASSGYRNIAMVSLNREPSTIIRQRELGYRIEMMEQGLGMAIQIIRSSQTLREVQACIRKILECPDRPDALFCWTDLIAIEAISVATELGLSIPEDIAIVGYDNTMYCDFAQNRLTSVDQSGELLGLQAARLLIERIEGRAHAEHFVVTPRIVARASSRRA encoded by the coding sequence AAGAGGCCTGGTCGCGTGACCATACGTCATGTGGCGCAAGACGCCGGTGTTTCCGTCGCCGCTGTCTCAAAGGTGATGCGGGACGCATATGGCGTCAGCGAGACGTTGCGCCAGAAAGTTCGCGCTTCAATGGAGAAGCTCAGCTACCGTCCCCTCGCGTCCGCCCGCGGCCTGCGCGGCCGCACCTACACGCTCGGCATTCTGTTCCCGGATATGCGAAACCCGTTTTTCGCCGACATTTTTGACGGTGTCTCCTCCGCCCTTGCGCGCACACAGTACCAGGCCATGCAGGGCGTCTCCGTGCATGCCAACGATCTCGTCGAGGCCATGATCGACCGGCAGATGGACGGCTTCATCCTGATTGGCCCCAACGAAGAGTCGGCACGACTCGATGAGCTTGCCATGCGCATACCACTGGTGTTGGTCGGTCATTTTGAGCCAACCGCCCGCCTGCTCGACACCGTCAACAACGATGACCAGCTCGGCGCGAAGCTTGTCGTGCGGCACCTGGCGAGCAGTGGTTACCGCAACATAGCGATGGTTAGTCTCAACCGGGAGCCGTCCACCATTATTCGGCAACGAGAGCTGGGCTACCGCATCGAGATGATGGAACAAGGCCTCGGTATGGCGATACAAATTATTCGATCTTCGCAAACTTTGCGCGAGGTCCAGGCCTGCATTCGGAAAATCCTTGAATGCCCCGACCGTCCTGATGCGCTCTTCTGCTGGACCGACCTCATCGCCATCGAGGCGATCAGCGTCGCCACTGAACTTGGCCTCTCCATTCCCGAAGACATCGCCATCGTCGGTTATGACAACACCATGTACTGTGACTTCGCGCAGAACCGGCTGACCAGCGTCGACCAATCCGGTGAGCTGCTGGGCCTTCAGGCTGCGCGGCTTCTGATCGAGCGAATCGAGGGACGCGCACACGCCGAACATTTTGTAGTCACCCCTCGGATCGTCGCTCGCGCCAGTTCGCGACGCGCCTAG